The segment CCGGTGGCGGCCCGACCGGGGTGGAGCTCGCCGGACAGATTCGCGAGGTGGCCAGCCGGACGCTGGCCAATGAGTTCCACAGCATCGCCCCCGAGGACGCCAAGGTGTTGTTGTTCGACGGCGGAGACCGGGTGCTCAAGAGTTTCGCCCCCGGGCTTGCCGAGAAGGCGGCCCGCACGCTGCGGTCCCTCGGTGTCGAGTTGCACATGGGCGTGCACGTGACCGATGTCGACCGCGACGGGGTGACCGCCACGCCGAAGGCCGGCGGGCCGGCCCAACGGCACGCCGCGCGCACCGTGTTGTGGACCGCCGGCGTGGAGGCCGTGCCGTTCGCGCGGCATGTCGCCGACGTTCTGGGCGCCGACACCGACCGGGCCGGCCGGATCAGCGTCGAACCCGATCTGTCGGTGCCCGGGCATCCCGAGGTCTTCGTCGTCGGGGATCTGGTGGGCCGCGATGACCTCCCGGGTGTCGCCGAGAACGCCATGCAGGGCGGTCTGCACGTGGCCGCCTGTGTGCGCCGCGACCTCGCCGGCGGCCCGCGCCGGCGCTACCGCTACCGGGATGTGGGGTCCGCGGCCTACATCAGCCGCGGCAACGCGCTGCTGCAGGTCGGCCCGCTGCGTGTCTCCGGGTTCGCCGGCTGGCTGGGGTGGGGGTTCATCCACATCGCGTTCCTCACCGGGCTCAGTAACCGGGTCAGCACCGTGTTCACCTGGATGGCGGCCATCGGCCGCGCCGACCGTCACCACCGGGCCTTCATGCTCGGTGGCGGAACCGCCGCCGAGCAGCGCTACACGTGGTCGGAGTGCGATGAGACGCCCGGCTGATCCCGGCCGGGGTCAGCCCGGCTCGACGATCACCCATCCGTGCGGGGGCACCACGAGCTGCTGGACGCGCTCGGTGGGTGGTGCCCCGGATCCGGCGATGATCCGACCCGCGGCGGTTAGCTGCGCCGACAACGGCTTGTCGTCGATGTTGAGCGCCACCACCAGCGCCCGGTCACCGGCACGGGTTCGGTAGACGTAGCCGGTGTTGGTCAGCTGTAGCGCTTCGGTGGTTGCGGTGTGCAACCACGGGTTCCGGCGCCGCAGGCCGATCAGATACTGGTGCAGCGACAGCGTGTCGTGCGGGCCTGGCTGCGGTCGGCCGAATTCGGGGCGCACCGCGTCATCACCACCGGCGCGCTCCTCCTTGACACCCCGCCAGGCCCACTCGTCGCCGGCGTAGATGCTCGGTGTCCCACCGGTGGTGAGCAGCAGCACCAACGCGTGTTCGAGGTGGCGTGCATCGTCGAGTTGGCTGGCGATCCTGCTCACGTCATGGTTGCCGATGAACGTGAGCGGGACAAAGGTGTCCAGAAACTCGTTGTGCCGCTGCAGCGCCCAGTCGAGTTCATGAAAGTTGGCGTCGTTGAGGCTGCTCCAGATCGCCTTCCACAGCTCGTATTGGGTGAGCGAGTCCAAGGTGCCCGCCTGCAGCAGCGCCGGGTAGTCACCGTGGATGACCTCGCCGACGAACCATGCCTCGGGATACCTGCGTCGAACCTCCGGCAGCACCGCGGCCCAGAACGACGGTGCCACGGCGTAGGCCGCGTCCAGGCGCCAGCCGTCCGCGCCGCGACCCAGCCAGTGGTCCATGACCTCGATCGTGTACGCGACGACCTCGGGGTTCTCATGGTTGAGGGCAATCAGTTCACCGTGACCCTCGAAGGTGGCAAATCCGTTGCGGTGTCTGCGAAACCAGTCATCGGGGCCATTTGCCAGGGCCGCACGGTAGCGCGGGAAATCGATTCCCACATGGTTGAACACACCGTCGAGCAGCACCCGCAGACCGCGCTGCCGGCATTCGCTGACCAACTCGTCGAAGTCGCCGTCGTCGCCGAGGCGCGGGTCGATCCGCAGATGGTCGGTGGTGTCGTAGCCGTGGGTGCGGGAGGCAAACACCGGACCCAGCGCGACACCGGAGACCCCCAGTCCGACTGCGTGGTCCAGCCATTCGACGATGCGCAGCAGCCGGTGCTCATCCGCAGCCGGCGGTGGTTCGGCGGGGAACGCCCCGACGAACCCCAGCGGATAGATCTGCCACCAGATGGCGTGCTGCACCCAGCCGGGATCGGTCACGGGCGACACGCCGCTTCGCGCGGCGCGGGCGTCGCTGATCGGCACACCGGCAGTTTACGCGGGCATGCGCGCCAGGCCGGGCGGCTCGGCGTCGGCGGTGGGGGCGGAGCCCCAGCACCAAGCGGCATAGGCCGCCGCGACCGCGATCGCCTCGAGGTCGTGGTCGTTGCCACCCGCCGAGCGCACCGGCTCCTCGACGGCACCCCGGATCATCCGGACCAGGGCGAACAACGGATCTTCAGCATGGCGTTCGCACGTCATCGGGCGTCCTCTCCACAGCGGAAGGCAGCACCTCTCGCAGATGTGTGCACGCCCCCGTATCGCTTCTACCGTCAACACTAGCCCTAACCACGGCAAATGGTGGCATGACACGTTGAGAGGCAAGCAAATTCATTTAATCGCAACATCCGCTCGGCTGGTCCGTGACATCGAGGCGGCATGCGCACGACGCCAACACCGGAACATCGGCGCGCGTCAACGCAGATTCGAGCTCCCGGGCGACGATGTCGGCCTCGTCATCGCGGCCCAGTCTGCGCAGGCATTCGTGGTATCCATGCAGGCTCCAGACGTTTCCGGGGTGCTGGCACGACCGGCGCAAGGTGTCATCGAGCCCGAGGTCGGCGGCATACACCGCGGCCGCCTCCGCGACGTGCCCCTGTTCGAGCAACAGCGCCCCGTAGGCATGCCGAGTCGGCTGCATCCAGCCCCACGGCTCGTCATAGGGCAGCGCGTCGTCGAGTGCGATGGCGCGCCGCAGGTGTGCGAACGCCCCCTCGAATCGTCCTTCGCGGTAGGCGATTTCGCCGTCCAGCATGGCGACCGCAATCGCAAGAATGTCCCGGCTGGTGTTGTTGAACAGGTAGCGGGAATCGGGGATACGTGCGTACGTCGCAGCAAGCGCCTCTCGTTCGGTGTGAGCCTGAGGTAACTGGCCCGTTGCGGCGTACGCGACGCCGCGGCCATAGTGGATGGTCGCGGTGGTGGTGCAGTAGAGCTGCTGGTCCGCGGGCAGCGCCATGGCGATGAGGTCGTCCCATCGCCCGAACCGCACCAGCACGTGCACCCGCAGCGGAGTGAACGCTTCCAGCCAGTCCGCCATCGGCGGCGACGCGATGCCCAGCAGCTCGGGTGTCAGCTGGCCGGCCAGCTCGGCGGCCGCGTCGTCGGCGATCTGGAACCGGCCCTCGAACATGGCGGAGTACACGACGAAATGCAGATCGTGCGCGCGATAGAGCGAGTAGAAGTTCAGCGGGCCCGCGTGGTCGACGAACTTGCGGTCGGCGCGCACGGCGGCCTGATTGGCGATCACCGAGGAGCGGTAGTCGCCGCACAGCACATCGATATGGCTCGGCATGTGCTGGAGATGGCCGGCGTCGGGGACCAGACCGCGCAACAGGTTCGCCGCCGGCAACGCCGCCTCCGGGTGCGTCGACATCTCCATCGCGTGGATGTAGAGGTGCAGCACGCCCGGGTGTGCGCGTCCGGCCGGTGTGCCCAGGGCGGCATCGAGAATGCGCGTCGCCTCGACCACCCGGGATCCGGCGGCGGGCTCCCCGGTTGTGCTGTCCCACAAAGCCCATGCGGTGACGTTGAGCAGGGCATCGGCGGTCAACGCCTGCACGTCGACATCGTCGGGGTGGCTCGCCAGCACCGTGGACATGGCATCGGCGTACGCCAGGTGGCCTGCGGCGAGAGCCGCCTCGTCGGTCGGGTCGTCGGTGGGGAAGCGCTGCGTCAGTGCCGCGATGAGGGCGCGCTCGGTGGCCGAGGCGCGCCCAGCGGCGGCGGTGGCCAGCTCGGCCCGGGCCCGTTCCAGTGCGCCCGCGAGGTCGATCGGATCGAACGCCTCCCACGCCTTGTTGTAGTTCGGCCCGACGGCGTACGCGATGCCCCACCGCGCGATCGCCAGGTCGCCGTCGTGCTCCAGCGCTCGTTCGAAACAGCGCACCGCTTCTTCGTGATTGAACGCATACGCCCACACCAGTCCGCGGTCGAACCACACCTGGGCCTGCGGAGCCGCGGTGTCGACCGGCCGGTGAAATGACCCCAGGTCGTAATACGGCTCGCTCATGGCGAGAACGATAGTTCGGTTCAGGTGCGCCCGGCGAGGCGTTGCCGCAACTGCTGCGCGGCGGGCAACCGCACGGTGGTCGCGACGACCGCGAACACACATCCCACTGCAGCCCAAACCATCAGCGTCGCAAGCGGTGTCAGCGCACCACGGCCATCGAAGTACTCGATGCTGCGCAGCAGGGACACCCCGGATCCCTGCGGAACGACATGATTGAAAGTCGTATAGAAGCCGGACAGCAGCGGGCGTCCGATCGGTCCGGCCGCGGCCGCGTTGCCGACGATCACCAGGAACGCGGTCACCGCCATCGCCGCGGCCGTTCCGAAGGCGGCCGCCACACCGGTCACAGCGCCGCCGACGGCCATCGCATAGAGCCACAGCGCGCCGAACACCTGCCAGGGATGGCCGGTGAGTGCGCCGAGCGCGGCATCCACATAGACGGTGACCACTCCGGCCAGCAGCGCCGAATAGGCGGACAGGGTGAGGGTGCGCAGTCCCAGCGTCCAGGGTTGCCGCACCGCGCCGACCAGTCGGCCGAACGCCGCGGCACCCACCGAGGCGCCGATGGACACGAAGATGACGGCATAGAACTCGACCGTGCCGGACGGGTCGCCGGCCGATGTCGGCGCGATATCGGTCACCACGGGTGCCAGGCCGGCCTCCGTCGCCGTCGCGCGTCCGACGGTCTCGGCGGCGGTCGCCACGCTGCGACCACCACCGCCGGCGACATAGATGTCGAGACGACCGTTCGGCTCGACGGCGAAAGCCGCATCGGCCTTGCGTTCCAGGACCAGTGCGCGGGCCGCGGCATCGTCACCGACGGCGGTGACTTCGAGCTCGGTGCGCGAATCCAGCGCATCGACGATCTGCTGAGGTGCCGCCACGGCGACCTGGAGATGGTGCAGGGTCGGTTTGGCGAAGGCCCCGGCGTAGCTGGCGATCATCGCGAGGACGAGCAGTGTGAAGGTGAGCATCGCCAGCACGACATGGCGCACCTGGGTGCCGGTGACCCCGTGTCCCCGCGGCCTGTCGTGCGTGGTGGTGGGGCTGTTGTGCTTACCCATGTCAGCGCCTTCCCGTGGAGTCGGGCACGGTGAGCAGTGCGTTGACGGTGTCGAACGCGGCGGCGACCCGGTCGCGTAGCCGGGCGGTGTCGCGGGTCGACGGTTCCTCGGCGGGCTCCTCCATCCAGGACCGCAGTACCTCCATGAAGCCGCCCACCAGGAAGCGGGTCACCGCCTCGACGGTCAGCCCGGCGATCGGTGGCACGGTGCCGCCCGGGCCGGTCCCGGCCCGCGCGATCTCGGCGCAGGCGGGCGTGAGTTCGGCGCGGAAGGCACTGACCACGCGCTGGGTGACCGAACTGGGTACCACGTTGCGGTACATGGCCCGGTGTTCCCCGGCGAAGTCGAACAGGCGCATGATGCGGGCCCGCGGATCCCCGCCGATGTCGGCCGTCGCCTGTCCGAAGGCCACCGAGAAGGCCGCGGCGACGGCGTCGTCGCGGTCACGGAAATGCTGGTAGAAGACCTGCCTGCTGACACCCGCGCGGCCCACGACGGTGGCCACGGTGAGCTCGTCGACCGGGTGTTCGTGGGCCAGTGCGAATGCGGCGTCGTGCAGGAGGGTGCGAACCCGCTCGGCGCGCGGGTCTGCGCTGTGTGTGCGTGCAGCCATGAGGCACAGCGTAGGCGACTTCGTAGACACATGACTACGAAAACTTAGGTTATCTATGACACCTGCCGTCGCACGTGTGATTCCCGCCGCAGCCCGGCCGGTTCAGTGGCCGGCGACGATATCCGACTCGTCGACCACCACCGGGTCCTTGGCACCGGGTAACAGCGAGTAGGCCAGGCAGATCGCGGCGAAGAACAGATAGCCCAGCGCGACCGCGGGATTGGCCGCCCACGAGACCTCTGGAGCGTGGATCAATCCGATGAAGGTCAGCACGGCGCCGACCGTCGCGGCGATCGCGGCGAAGCGGAACTTCTTCTCCAGGATGAAGGTCACCATGGTCCCGAGGATCAGGCCGACGAGCACCGCGCCCTCACCGAGGGTCTTCAGCCCCTCGTAGACCACACCCGCTCCGTTGAGGGCCTCCATGCCGACCTCCGACGCAGATGTGCCGGCCGCACTGAGGGCATTGTCGATCTGGGTCTTGGCCCACTCGGCGAGGTTGGGCAACAGGGCGGCCACCACGGCGATGGCATGCAGTCGCGGGACCGCCTGGAAGGCCTGGGCGCCGATGAGCAGACCGATATACAGCAGGATCGGCACGATCGCCGGCACCGGCAGCAGCGCGTCCAAGATGCCGAACAGGCCGACGAAACAGAAGATTCCGATCATCAGTCCGCTGGCCAGCGAGTAGCTCGCCCGGCCGCCGGCGTCCTTCCAGCCGGGGTGACCGATGTACACCGCGGGCGGGAACGGTGACCCGAACGCCGATCCGATGACCGCACCCGCGCCGTCGGCCAACAGCACGCTGCGCAGGTTGTAGTTGTCACCGGCGGCCGCCGCGCTCTCGACATTGCTCATCGCCTCGGTGAAGTTGTACACACCCAATGGAATTGCGGTGCCCAACAAGGGCGCCAGATTCGCCAGCCCGGAGAACAGCAGGTCCAGTCGAAGGTCGGGGATGCCGACGGCGATATCGGAGAACGCCTGCCCGACATCGGGTGCCGACATGTACCCGCCGACCCAGCCAATGGCGGTGCCGACCAGCAGTGCCGCCAATCCGACCGGGATGCCGAACGGCAGCTTCATATCGGTGAAGAACCCGATCAGGATGATCGCGAGCACCGGCAGCCCGATCCAGGCCGCCTCCCACATCTGTGCCGCGGGGCGCATCGAGATGAAGGTGATCGAGATGCCGGCCAGGGTGCCGAGCATCGCCGCCCGCGGGGTCAGCTTGCGGATGAACGGACCGACGAAGGCGCCGATCATCACGATGACACCGATCATGAACGCCCAGGCCAGTCCTGCCGACCAGGCCCGGGTCGGGTCATCGGTGCTCAGATACACCGGCAACATGACAACGAAGACCACGATGAACATGTGCGGGACCGACGGGCCGTACGGCAGCGCCGTGACATCGGACCTGTTCTCCCGCTTGGCAAGTCGTCGTGCCAGGAAGGTGTAGTACAGGTTGCCCAGGATCAGTGCGACACCGAGCGCGGGAAGGACCGTGCCCAGCACGTCACCGGCCGGGACGGCGATGACGCCGATCATCAGCCCGGTCAGGGTGAGGACGTTGACCAGGATGTTGAAGCCCAGGCCGAAGAAGGCATTGGTGTCGCCGCGGGTCCACCACGCCACCGTGGGCGCCGGTGCGGCGGGGGAGGGTTCGACGGGGGGATCGGTGATCTCGGTGCTCATCGGGAGGTCCTTTCAGGCGGCGGACAGCGCGAGGGTGTGGAGCGCGGGAATGACGGCGGTGCTGTCGGCGACCCAGCCGAAGATGCCCCCCTGGGCCTTGATCATGTCCAGCCCCACCCGCTGGAATTCCGGGAAATACGAACCCACGCAGTCGGATACCACCAGGCACTCGTAACCGCGATCGTTGGCCTCACGGGTGGTGGTGTGTACGCACACCTCGGTGGTGACACCGGTGACGAGCAATTGGGTGACGCCGGCGGCGGTGAGAACGTCCTGTAGCTCGGTGGCGTAGAAGGCGCCCTTGCCCGGCTTGTCGATCACCACTTCACCTTCGACAGGGCTGAGTTCGTCGACGATGTCATGGCCGTACTCGCCGCGAATGAGGATGCGACCGTACTTTCCGGGATCGCCGATGCGTCGCGACGGGGCGCCGCGGTTCAGCTTGGCCGGCGGACAGTCCGACAGATCCGGAAGATGGCCCTCCCTGGTGTGGATCACCAGGATTCCCGCGTCACGGGCCGCCGCGATCAATGCTGCCAACGGCGGCACGACCTTGAGCAGTTGCCCGACATCATTGCCCAGGCTCTCGCCGAACCCGCCGGGCAGCAGGAAGTCCCGTTGCATGTCGATGACGATCAGCGCGGTCTGACCGGGGATCAGTGGGAATGCCGAGGGCTCGGCGGACACCGTGATGGGACTCATACCTGCTCCTTGTGACGTGTGGTGGACGGTGGCTGCGCGACGGTGCGGGGTTCGTCGAGGAGGTGCGCGGCCAGCGCCAGCGCGGTGTCATCGGAGCCGGCGTTGCCCAGCAGCATGGCGCTGTGCGGGCGGCCGTCGGTGGTGGTGCCCACCGGCACCGCGATGCCGAGCAGGTCGAGCAGGTTTCCGAAGTGGGTGTAGTGCCCGAGCACGGTGTTGGCCTCGATCGGGCGGGCCAGCACCTGCTCCACCGTGAAGGTGGTGCCGATGGTGGGCAGCACAAGCACATCCATCGTCTGCCACACCCTGGCGACGTGCGCCTTCAGTTCGGCCAAGCGCTGCAGCGCGGCGAACGCATCGACGGCGGTGTAGTCCAGCCCGCCGCGGAAGATGTCACGCACCACCGGGTGGATCGAATCGGGATGGCTGGCAAGGAAATCCCCGAACTCGACCAGACGCTCGGCCACCCACGGCCCCTGGTAGAGCAGTTCCCCCGCGGCCAGGAACGGCTCCAGTGACACCTCGACCACGCTCACCTGCCGGCTGAGCTGCTCGCGGAAGCTCAGGTGCGCCGCCCGCATCGCGTCATCGCCGAAGAACTCCAGATCGTCCACCGGTGGCAGGCCGACCCGGATCGGGTGACCGTCGTGGCGCGCGCCGCGGGCCCGCGACCACGGATCGTCGTCGTCGCGACCGGCCATCACGTCGAAGACGGTGTCGATATCGGCGATGCAGCCGGCCATCAGGCTGATGCAGTCCAGGGATTTACAGGCCGGAACCAGGCCGACGGTGCTGATCACCCCACGCGATGGTTTGAACCCGACCACACCGTTGAGGGCGGCGGGCACCCGCCCGGAGCCCGCGGTATCGGTCGCGACGGCGAACGGAACCTGTCCGAGTGCCACCGCCAATGCCGAACCCGAACTGGAACCCCCGGAGATCATTTCGCCGCCGTACACGCTGCGCGGCACCGTGTACGGGGTCCGTGTGCCGTTGAGCCCGGTGGCGAACTGGTCCAGATTCGTCTTGCCGACATAGAGTGCGCCAGCGTCGAGTAGCCGCTGCACCGCCGGCGCGGTGCGCTCGGCGACATAGGAGTAGTCCGGGCACGACAGCGTGGTGGGCACCCCGGCGACATCGATGCTGTCCTTCACCCCGAACGGCACGCCGTACAACGGCAGCATGCGGGCCCCGGGGCGGCTCTCGATGTCCGCCGCGGCGGCGAGCAGGTCCTCCCGCGCGACGGTGGACAGCCAGGTCCCGTCATCGCCTCGGGCGGCGATGGCATCGGCCACCCGTGCGGCGGTCTTACTCGGTGAACCGGTCCCGCCGGCGTGTGAGGCGAGGATCTCCGCCACCGATGGTCCGATGGACGGGCCGTGCACTTCGAAACCCATGAAGGAAATTGTCGACAAAATGATGGCGTTCACGGAACGCCCATGTGTCGATCGTGTTAGCGATTGGGCGGCAGATTCAGGTACTGCAGATGTCCGTGATCGGCCAGCGCGGCGATCACGGTGCCCGAGTCGTTGCTCTCCAATGCGGTGAGGATTGCCAAGTGCCGGTCGATGCCGTCGCTGGACCGGTGGTGCCGGGCCTCCTCGCGCAGGTTCATCGCCATCGGGAGCTGCAGCTTGAGCAGGATCGGTTCCAGCGCGATGTCGAGTTGGCGTTGGCCCGCCAGTCCGACCACAGCGGCATGGAACCGGCGATGCGCATCGTCGCGCTCCAGGTCGTCGGTGGCACTGCTCATTTCCTCCAGCACCCGACGCACCGGTTGCAGGGCCGTCCGGGGGTCGGCCAACGGCAGTGCGGTTTCGATGGCATGGCGTTCCAGCACGTGTCGCAGCGCGAACAACTGCAGGATCTCGTCCGGCGACCACTCGGCCACCCGTGATCCGCGCCGTGGGAGCCGCTCGACGAGCCCTTGCTGGGTCAGCAGTCGTAATGCCTCCCGCAGCGGCGCCCGGCCGATGCCCAAATCGGCGCACAGCTGTTCTTCGACGAGTTTCTCGCCGGGCCCCAGTGCGCCGCTGAGAATGGCGGCGCGCAGTCGGCTGCCGGCCACGTCGACGAGCGTCGCGGGCGACCCGTGCCGGGATCCGTCCATTCTGGGTGCCGCCATGGCCGGTTCGGTGCCCCCTCATACCGGCGTGTACCGGCTCAGTGGCCATCGTAGGAAGTTCGGTGGTGTGCTGTCGTGTCGGCCCACCGGCGGCGACTCGACAGCACGGGTAGAACGTGTTCTAGTTCTTGGATGTTGGACTTCACTCTCGAGGACCTCAGTGCCGAGGATGTCGAGCGCCTGCGCCTCATCTATCGACCACTCACCGAGTCGGTTCGAGAACTCATCGACGCGACCATCCGTACCGCGGCCGACGCCGAGACGGTCGCGGCTGCCAAGGCGCAGATCGATGCGGCGACGGCGGCACTGCGCAGCGAACAGCTCGACGGCCCGTTCGGCGTGCGGTTCACCGCACACGGTGACCGGATGCCCTGGGGCAACGCCGTGATCGGACTGCGCAACCCGATAGCCCCGCCACTGCAGGTCCGGCACGAGGACGACGGTCGGGTGTCCGCCGAGTTCACCCTCGGTGCCGCCTACGAAGGCCCGCCGGGTCACGTGCACGGGGGAGTGGCGGCGATGATCCTCGACCATGTGCTCGGCGAGTCGGCCAGCCCGGCGCACAGCCCGCGGCTGACCGGCACCATCAGCATGCGTTACCTGCGTCCGACTCCGCTCGGAGCGTTGCATGTCGAGGCAGCCATCGTTCGTACCGAGGGTGTGAAAACCTATGCTGCCGGCTTCATCTCGGACGCCGAGGGTCCCACGGTGCAGGCCGAAGGCGTGTTCATCCGGCCGAAGTGGGCCCGGGACTAGACAATCCGATATCGCGCGTCGCGATCTCGGTGACCACCCCGGTGATGGTGGCGATCTCGCCGACCAGCAGCCGCTCGGCGGCGTGTGCATCGGTCAGTGACGCGGCGGCGGCGCGGACGCCGGCGCTGGCCGCGAGCAGCGCGTCGGTGTCGACACTCCATGGCGCGGCCGGGGTGGCGGGTTCCCCGCACAGTGCCTTGACGTAATCATCGACGGCGGCCACGAATTCGCGGTTCAGCTGCGGTGGCGGGTGTGGCGGCAGATGTGCCTCCAGGGCGGCGCACGATGTGGTCACCGAGTTCAGCGCGGCACGGTAGGAGCGCATCCAACGCCGCAGCGGTCCGGATTCGGTGCCGGTGGCGCCCGCGGTGGCTTCGAACGCGGCGCGTGCGCTGACCGCGCGCCCCCACGCCGATTCCAGCTGTTCCTTCGGGTGATCGAGGTCGTGCACGAATGCCCTGACCACCGTTGCCGCGTAGTCGATCTCGGTCTTGAGCAGTTCGCCGGCGCGTTGCCGCAAGCGGACCAGCGCGTTGTCGGGCACCAGTACGTGAACGGCCACGGCCAACCCGCCGCCGGTCACCACCGCCAGCAGCTGATCACCGATGGCATCGGCCCCGCCGGGGGCGGCGGTGCCGATCAGGAAGACCAGTGCTCCGGCGATGGCGGTGTTGACGCCGAGAAAGCTGTATTCGGCGGTGAGATAGCCCAGCGCCAGGAAACCGACCGCCAATAGCGCGGCGGCCGGCGCACTCGGTTCGGCCAGCGAGGCCAGCAGCGCGGCACCGGCCACTCCGGCCGCGGTGCCGCCGATGCGCGCCACGCATCGGGTGTAGGTGTGCGCGGTCTCGGGTCGCAGCACCATCAGCACGGTGAGCGGCACCCAGACACCGTGCGGCATTGCGCCGAATCGCCACAGCGTCACACCGACCGCGGTGGCGGCGGTGAGCCGGACCGTGTGCCGCAGGATGGGCGAGCTCCTGTTCAGCTGGCTGCGCACCAGCTCGGCGCCCGCGGTGAGGGCATCGGGTACCCCGGTGCGGCCGAGCTGCGCCACCTGCTCGGGTTCGAATTGCCCGAAGCGCAGCTCGACGGCCTCGCGCAGCTGGGTGGACAACCGCAGCGCGGCCTCGCGGGCAGTGCCCTGGACGGCGCCCGCGGCGCCATCCAATTGACCGGTCGCATAGCCGAGTTCGGTTCGGGAGTGGCGCCGGGCGTGGGCCACGGTGACCAGCAGTTCGGAAGCGCTGTGCAGCACCCGCACCACGGTGTCGTCACCGGTGTGTGGGGCCAGCGATGCCAGCGACTCGGCGATCCGCTCGGGCAGGCTGTACCAACCGCGATAGATCGGTGGCCGCCGTTTGGCCAGTACCTCGCTCACGGTGAAGGCGTCGCGGAGCCGGATCAACGGCTCCGGGTCGATGCGGGTATCCGGGTCGACGGCGATCCGGTCGGCATCGGCGGCCAGCGCGAGATACGCGCGGGTGAGCGCTTGTCGCTGGGTGCGCCA is part of the Mycobacterium adipatum genome and harbors:
- a CDS encoding PaaI family thioesterase: MLDFTLEDLSAEDVERLRLIYRPLTESVRELIDATIRTAADAETVAAAKAQIDAATAALRSEQLDGPFGVRFTAHGDRMPWGNAVIGLRNPIAPPLQVRHEDDGRVSAEFTLGAAYEGPPGHVHGGVAAMILDHVLGESASPAHSPRLTGTISMRYLRPTPLGALHVEAAIVRTEGVKTYAAGFISDAEGPTVQAEGVFIRPKWARD
- a CDS encoding GntR family transcriptional regulator → MAAPRMDGSRHGSPATLVDVAGSRLRAAILSGALGPGEKLVEEQLCADLGIGRAPLREALRLLTQQGLVERLPRRGSRVAEWSPDEILQLFALRHVLERHAIETALPLADPRTALQPVRRVLEEMSSATDDLERDDAHRRFHAAVVGLAGQRQLDIALEPILLKLQLPMAMNLREEARHHRSSDGIDRHLAILTALESNDSGTVIAALADHGHLQYLNLPPNR
- a CDS encoding FUSC family protein, with the translated sequence MSIGRHLRLTLYDAGAVARSLAGVVVVIVVSGWMISPAAAVSAGAAAIVAGASALQDSPRNRFPTVVVVSLEMALAVLLGSLTEGSNIAFVVVTALWCVAAGMHWAISANAGLVAAAGAALILITVPTAHTLGSVSATAALALIGGLSQAVLIGVWPQRRWRTQRQALTRAYLALAADADRIAVDPDTRIDPEPLIRLRDAFTVSEVLAKRRPPIYRGWYSLPERIAESLASLAPHTGDDTVVRVLHSASELLVTVAHARRHSRTELGYATGQLDGAAGAVQGTAREAALRLSTQLREAVELRFGQFEPEQVAQLGRTGVPDALTAGAELVRSQLNRSSPILRHTVRLTAATAVGVTLWRFGAMPHGVWVPLTVLMVLRPETAHTYTRCVARIGGTAAGVAGAALLASLAEPSAPAAALLAVGFLALGYLTAEYSFLGVNTAIAGALVFLIGTAAPGGADAIGDQLLAVVTGGGLAVAVHVLVPDNALVRLRQRAGELLKTEIDYAATVVRAFVHDLDHPKEQLESAWGRAVSARAAFEATAGATGTESGPLRRWMRSYRAALNSVTTSCAALEAHLPPHPPPQLNREFVAAVDDYVKALCGEPATPAAPWSVDTDALLAASAGVRAAAASLTDAHAAERLLVGEIATITGVVTEIATRDIGLSSPGPTSAG